A window from Chloroflexota bacterium encodes these proteins:
- a CDS encoding catalase-peroxidase (has catalase and peroxidase activities): EWKPTSGDAQLFEGFDRKTGERKWTATRVDLVFGSNSQLRAQAEFYAQDDNQEKFVRDFVAAWDKVMNLDRFDIAWW; this comes from the coding sequence CCGAGTGGAAACCGACCTCGGGGGATGCGCAGCTCTTTGAAGGATTCGACCGCAAAACGGGGGAGCGCAAATGGACTGCCACCCGAGTGGACCTGGTCTTCGGCTCCAACTCACAACTGCGCGCCCAGGCGGAATTCTACGCCCAGGACGACAACCAGGAAAAGTTCGTGCGGGATTTCGTGGCGGCCTGGGACAAAGTGATGAACCTCGACCGCTTCGACATCGCCTGGTGGTAA
- a CDS encoding alpha/beta fold hydrolase produces MVYSRAFLVLSVLIMVVSLTACQVAPLPTATPTQTTTTGMAPVNDIQMYYEIHGDGPPLILLHGGLGNADYWENQIPVLSKQYKVIAVDSRGHGRSTVSEQPISYALMASDVLALMDYLGIEKAHILGWSDGGIIGLYLAIHHPDRLNKVIAYGANYNLSGVRADVGENEKFNNYIEKAAKDYQRLSPDPTRWDAFLENISQMWASEPNFTPEQLGSITVPMLILDGDNDEAIYTEHTKEMAALIPTAELVLIPGTGHFAMWEKPEEFNKIVLDFLADNR; encoded by the coding sequence ATGGTCTATTCACGCGCATTCTTAGTCTTGTCCGTCCTCATCATGGTTGTCAGCCTGACGGCCTGTCAGGTCGCCCCACTGCCGACCGCAACGCCCACACAGACCACAACCACTGGCATGGCACCGGTCAATGATATACAGATGTATTACGAAATCCACGGCGATGGTCCACCGCTTATCCTCCTGCATGGCGGGCTGGGCAACGCCGACTACTGGGAAAACCAGATTCCCGTCCTCTCCAAGCAATACAAGGTGATCGCCGTGGACAGTCGCGGCCATGGCCGCTCCACCGTCTCGGAACAGCCGATCAGCTACGCGCTTATGGCCTCCGATGTCCTTGCGCTCATGGACTACCTGGGCATCGAGAAAGCGCATATCCTGGGTTGGAGTGATGGCGGCATCATCGGACTCTATCTGGCCATCCATCACCCGGACCGCCTGAACAAAGTGATCGCCTATGGCGCCAACTACAATCTATCCGGCGTGCGCGCTGACGTCGGTGAGAACGAGAAGTTCAACAATTACATCGAGAAGGCAGCGAAGGACTATCAGAGGCTCTCGCCTGATCCAACGCGGTGGGACGCATTTCTGGAGAACATCAGCCAAATGTGGGCCTCCGAGCCCAATTTCACCCCAGAGCAGTTGGGCAGCATCACCGTCCCAATGTTGATCCTCGACGGCGATAACGACGAGGCCATTTACACCGAGCATACAAAGGAAATGGCCGCCCTGATCCCGACGGCAGAATTGGTCCTTATCCCTGGCACGGGACACTTTGCTATGTGGGAGAAGCCAGAGGAGTTCAACAAGATCGTGCTGGATTTCCTGGCCGATAACCGATGA